A DNA window from Rossellomorea marisflavi contains the following coding sequences:
- a CDS encoding ABC transporter substrate-binding protein, translated as MDYQNQARENSEMKKHAWIGLFISFGLILSGCGTGEETASTKKEEKSTVYSVKDDRGEEVTFKKVPETVVSLQPSNTEILYAVGAGDKVVGVTEFDHYPKEVEDLEVISDSMTVNAEKVISLDPDVVIAYTTGDDAGIKQLEDAGIPVFVIQSAQTFDDVYGDIEQVAKVMGAEEKGNEVIEGMKKQISDVGEKVQALDEKEKVYFEISPAPEIYTAGGTTFQQEILQAAGVDNVFADQEGWPKLGEEEIIKRNPATILTTVNYVENPVDEIKSRTGWDTIDAVKDDRVIYLDSDVMSRPGPRIGEAVEITAKAVYPDLF; from the coding sequence ATGGACTATCAAAATCAGGCAAGGGAGAACAGTGAGATGAAAAAACATGCATGGATCGGATTGTTCATCAGCTTTGGTCTCATTCTATCAGGATGTGGGACCGGTGAAGAAACAGCATCAACAAAAAAAGAAGAAAAGTCAACTGTCTATAGCGTCAAGGATGACCGCGGGGAAGAAGTCACGTTCAAAAAGGTTCCGGAGACCGTCGTTTCCCTGCAACCGAGCAACACAGAGATCCTGTATGCCGTAGGGGCAGGGGATAAAGTGGTCGGGGTGACTGAATTCGATCATTATCCGAAGGAGGTGGAGGATCTCGAGGTCATCTCCGATTCCATGACCGTCAATGCGGAAAAAGTGATTTCCCTGGACCCAGACGTCGTGATCGCCTATACAACAGGTGATGATGCAGGGATCAAGCAGCTTGAAGATGCGGGCATTCCGGTTTTCGTCATCCAGTCTGCCCAAACCTTTGACGACGTTTACGGCGATATCGAACAGGTGGCAAAGGTAATGGGGGCCGAAGAGAAGGGGAACGAAGTGATTGAAGGGATGAAGAAACAAATCTCCGATGTCGGTGAAAAGGTCCAGGCACTTGACGAAAAAGAAAAGGTCTATTTTGAAATCAGCCCCGCTCCTGAGATCTATACGGCGGGTGGAACGACCTTCCAGCAGGAGATCCTCCAGGCTGCTGGTGTGGATAATGTATTTGCCGATCAGGAGGGCTGGCCGAAGCTCGGGGAAGAAGAAATCATCAAACGGAATCCTGCGACCATTCTGACAACGGTGAACTATGTGGAAAATCCCGTAGATGAAATCAAATCCAGGACCGGCTGGGACACGATCGACGCCGTAAAGGATGACCGGGTCATCTATCTTGATTCCGATGTCATGTCCCGACCGGGCCCGAGGATCGGTGAGGCAGTCGAAATCACGGCCAAGGCTGTTTATCCGGACCTTTTCTAG